The Mytilus galloprovincialis chromosome 2, xbMytGall1.hap1.1, whole genome shotgun sequence genome has a window encoding:
- the LOC143063183 gene encoding uncharacterized protein LOC143063183 has translation MSGVLMSKIFIGKDMESRLIAASESGDLSTVKKLLKFKVNSNSKDSDGTCALSKACAGGFTPVVKLLIENGCDVNMKGRLNVTPLHAAVIGNHSEIVKHLLIAGAKPEAMTVTGIKPIDLTKHESEIWNIINDIKLGDMPEIEEVSEVFEVPDFSIPGGEKKARKKSGKGKKGKKGKKGKKGGKKGGKKKKKK, from the exons atgagtGGAGTTCTTATGTCGAAGATTTTCATAGGAAAAGACATGGAAAGTCGTCTTATTGCGGCATCTGAAAGTGGTGATCTTTCAACAGTCAAGAAATTACTTAAATTTAAAGTAAACTCGAACTCGAAAGACAGCGATGGGACGTGTGCACTATCAAAGGCTTGTGCCG GAGGATTTACACCAGTTGTGAAATTACTGATAGAGAATGGTTGTGATGTTAATATGAAAGGAAGATTAAATGTAACACCACTTCATGCTGCAGTGATAG GAAACCACAGTGAAATTGTGAAGCATTTACTAATTGCTGGAGCTAAACCAGAGGCAATGACAGTGACAGGCATTAAACCAATAGACTTGACAAAACATGAATCTGAAATATGGAACATTATAAATGATATTAAACTGGGTGATATGCCTGAAATTGAGGAAGTCAGTGAAGTATTTGAAGTTCCAGATTTCAGTATTCCTGGTGGTGAGAAAAAGGCCAGGAAAAAGTCAGGAAAAGGCAAAAAGGGAAAGAAAGGCAAAAAAGGAAAGAAGGGTGGAAAGAAAGGAGgcaaaaagaagaagaaaaaatga